In Macaca fascicularis isolate 582-1 chromosome 15, T2T-MFA8v1.1, one genomic interval encodes:
- the SPATA31F3 gene encoding protein SPATA31F3 isoform X2 — protein sequence MLSPTFVLWDVGYPLYTYGSICIIALIIWQVKKSRQKLRLGPNRSCCRCHRRVQQKSGNRTSTARRTSQEEAKKLRKLLFLMKSQGWLPQEGSVRRILCADPCCQICNVMALEIQQLLAGENNQISLTSQGPSQGSSGLEALSTSNVSFEHSQDPGSQKSKELSLASVTPTLSQLMDQKSLTQSAAQSAGADSVQDSWADHFQRGQRSQVPAVSQVMGSLSSNFEKPGIPLSQQERKKNNSKFVLENQEAPEVGLDNKMKLFLHWINPEMKDRRHEESILLSKAETVTQDRTKNVEKSPTVTKYHVWGATTEKTTEDPEAQPPSTEEEGLIFSDAPQCLNNLL from the exons ATGTTGAGCCCTACCTTTGTTTTGTGGGATGTTGGATATCCCTTATACACCTATGGATCCATCTGCATTATTGCATTAATTATTTGGCAAGTGAAAAAGAGCCGCCAAAAATTAAGGTTGGGACCTAACAGGAGCTGTTGCCGG TGTCACCGAAGAGTCCAACAAAAGTCTGGAAATAGAACATCAACAG CTAGGAGAACTTCCCAGGAAGAAGCCAAGAAGTTGAGGAAGCTGCTCTTTCTCATGAAAAG CCAGGGCTGGCTTCCTCAGGAAGGAAGTGTGCGGCGAATTCTGTGTGCAGATCCCTGCTGCCAAATTTGCAATGTTATGGCTCTGGAGATTCAGCAATTGCTGGCGGGTGAGAACAACCAGATCTCCCTGACTTCACAGGGGCCATCACAGGGCTCCTCTGGCCTAGAGGCTTTGTCTACGTCTAATGTGTCTTTTGAGCATAGTCAGGATCCGGGTTCCCAGAAATCCAAAGAGCTTTCACTGGCATCTGTAACTCCAACACTGTCACAATTAATGGATCAGAAATCTTTAACCCAGTCAGCTGCCCAGTCAGCTGGTGCAGACAGCGTCCAAGATTCCTGGGCTGATCACTTTCAGCGAGGACAGAGATCGCAAGTCCCAGCTGTGTCCCAGGTCATGGGATCTCTGTCTTCAAACTTTGAGAAGCCTGGAATTCCTCTGAGCcagcaggagaggaagaaaaacaactcCAAATTTGTCCTGGAGAACCAAG AAGCTCCAGAAGTTGGCTTGGATAACAAGATGAAGCTGTTTCTGCACTGGATTAACCCTGAAATGAAAGATCGAAGGCATGAGGAATCCATTCTCCTTTCTAAGGCTGAGACAGTGACCCAAGACAGGACAAAAAACGTTGAGAAGAGTCCAACTGTCACCAAATATCATGTGTGGGGAGCTACAACAGAGAAGACAACAGAGGACCCTGAGGCTCAGCCTCCTTCTACTGAGGAGGAAGGCCTGATCTTCTCTGATGCCCCCCAGTGCCTAAATAATCTGCTCTAG
- the SPATA31F3 gene encoding protein SPATA31F3 isoform X3 produces the protein MLSPTFVLWDVGYPLYTYGSICIIALIIWQVKKSRQKLRLGPNRSCCRCHRRVQQKSGNRTSTARRTSQEEAKKLRKLLFLMKSQGWLPQEGSVRRILCADPCCQICNVMALEIQQLLAEAPEVGLDNKMKLFLHWINPEMKDRRHEESILLSKAETVTQDRTKNVEKSPTVTKYHVWGATTEKTTEDPEAQPPSTEEEGLIFSDAPQCLNNLL, from the exons ATGTTGAGCCCTACCTTTGTTTTGTGGGATGTTGGATATCCCTTATACACCTATGGATCCATCTGCATTATTGCATTAATTATTTGGCAAGTGAAAAAGAGCCGCCAAAAATTAAGGTTGGGACCTAACAGGAGCTGTTGCCGG TGTCACCGAAGAGTCCAACAAAAGTCTGGAAATAGAACATCAACAG CTAGGAGAACTTCCCAGGAAGAAGCCAAGAAGTTGAGGAAGCTGCTCTTTCTCATGAAAAG CCAGGGCTGGCTTCCTCAGGAAGGAAGTGTGCGGCGAATTCTGTGTGCAGATCCCTGCTGCCAAATTTGCAATGTTATGGCTCTGGAGATTCAGCAATTGCTGGCGG AAGCTCCAGAAGTTGGCTTGGATAACAAGATGAAGCTGTTTCTGCACTGGATTAACCCTGAAATGAAAGATCGAAGGCATGAGGAATCCATTCTCCTTTCTAAGGCTGAGACAGTGACCCAAGACAGGACAAAAAACGTTGAGAAGAGTCCAACTGTCACCAAATATCATGTGTGGGGAGCTACAACAGAGAAGACAACAGAGGACCCTGAGGCTCAGCCTCCTTCTACTGAGGAGGAAGGCCTGATCTTCTCTGATGCCCCCCAGTGCCTAAATAATCTGCTCTAG
- the SPATA31F3 gene encoding protein SPATA31F3 isoform X1, whose amino-acid sequence MGKSGVAALHSNVFVFKCHRRVQQKSGNRTSTARRTSQEEAKKLRKLLFLMKSQGWLPQEGSVRRILCADPCCQICNVMALEIQQLLAEAPEVGLDNKMKLFLHWINPEMKDRRHEESILLSKAETVTQDRTKNVEKSPTVTKYHVWGATTEKTTEDPEAQPPSTEEEGLIFSDAPQCLNNLL is encoded by the exons aTGGGAAAAAGTGGTGTAGCAGCTTTACATTCTAATGTTTTTGTCTTTAAGTGTCACCGAAGAGTCCAACAAAAGTCTGGAAATAGAACATCAACAG CTAGGAGAACTTCCCAGGAAGAAGCCAAGAAGTTGAGGAAGCTGCTCTTTCTCATGAAAAG CCAGGGCTGGCTTCCTCAGGAAGGAAGTGTGCGGCGAATTCTGTGTGCAGATCCCTGCTGCCAAATTTGCAATGTTATGGCTCTGGAGATTCAGCAATTGCTGGCGG AAGCTCCAGAAGTTGGCTTGGATAACAAGATGAAGCTGTTTCTGCACTGGATTAACCCTGAAATGAAAGATCGAAGGCATGAGGAATCCATTCTCCTTTCTAAGGCTGAGACAGTGACCCAAGACAGGACAAAAAACGTTGAGAAGAGTCCAACTGTCACCAAATATCATGTGTGGGGAGCTACAACAGAGAAGACAACAGAGGACCCTGAGGCTCAGCCTCCTTCTACTGAGGAGGAAGGCCTGATCTTCTCTGATGCCCCCCAGTGCCTAAATAATCTGCTCTAG